A segment of the Fibrobacter succinogenes subsp. succinogenes S85 genome:
ATGCAACCTGGTCGGCATCGGCATGGCTACCACGGCTGAGACCAATGGGATCGCGGCGGACTTCGACGCTGTCGATTTCCCAGGACACGTATTCCGGAGTCCAGACGATAGCGTAAAGGTGGAAATCCTGCGTGGCATCAAAGCCAAAGTCATGAAGCGGCTTGCTTTCGGAGGAGGTGTTGGCCTTGATAGAGGGGTCACCTTCGCGAGTGATGATGTTGGACTGCCACTTGTCTGCGGCCTTACCCAAGACTTCGATATCGATTTCGTTCCACGGCTTTTCACCCTTTTCCCAGGAGTCATCGTAGTAAACGAACATGGAGCTCACGGAACCAGAGATGGCAGCCATCTTCATGCGTGCTTCAAAACGGCCATACTTGAACTGATCCCTACCGGTAAGTTCAGCACCGTAGAAGGAGTATTCCTTCGTCGGGTCAAGAGCGGTAAGCTTCGGCACTGCATAGGTGAACTGAGCAGCGCCATTCGAGCTAGAAGAAGCAGCCGGAAGAGCTTCCACAGAGCTGGAGGACACGCCCGGAAGAACTTCGACAGAACTAGAAGAAAGGTCCGTCGGCAAAACCGAAGCGTCAGAGCTGGAGAGTTCTGCAACCGGAGTTGCATCGGAGCTGGAAGACGCACCAGCGGCCTGGCCCGGAGCTGCCGGGATAATGTTTTCGTTCATGTCTGAGCAAGCGGCGAAGAATGCCATTGCAGCCATAGGGATAAGAATCTTTTTCATAATAACCTCGTTCTTTCTGTCTATAAGATAGCTTCTGTTCAAGCGTGAAGCACGCACACCGAGAGGAATTTTAAAACCAACTGTATCAGCCGTATTTTACATATTTTAGACGGAATTTTACATTCAAAAGCATATTTTCCAAAAATTGAACAGATAATATTTCCGTAAGCTTTTTGAAAGGTCGTTTTCGATTGAAAAGCCTCATTTTATACCTTGCCTGCCCCTTTTTTAATATGTATATTGCGTTTTACAAAAAAAATCGATAGAAAAAAGCACAATTTCGGGCCCACCTTTTTCTACAAGGCTTAAAAGTTAAACAACTTTTTAATTGTATTGACAGCCGGGTTCGAGACAAAAGAGGTTACTATGCAGGAAGCATGGACAGGCTTTAAAGGCGGTCGCTGGCAGGAAGAAATTAACGTCCGCGACTTTATCCAGAAAAACTATACTCCCTACGATGGCGACAAGTCGTTCTTGCAGGGACCGACTGAAGCTACGAACAAGCTCTGGGCAGAACTCCAGGAACTACAGAAGAGAGAAATTGCAAAGGGCGGCGTCCTCGACATGGACACAGACGTCGTCTCCACTCTTACAAGCCACAATGCTGGCTACATTTCCGAAGAAACTAAGGATCTCGAAAAGATCGTAGGTCTCCAGACCGACAAGCCGCTCAAGCGCGCATTCATGCCGTTCGGTGGCATCAAGATGGCTGAAGAATCTTGCAAGAACTACGGTTACACGCCGAGCGAAGAACTTCACCGCATCTTTACTGAATTCCACAAGACTCACAACCAGGGCGTTTTCGACGCCTACACGCCTGCAATGCGTATGGCCCGCAAGGCCCACATCATTACGGGTCTTCCGGATACTTACGGCCGTGGCCGTATCGTCGGTGACTACCGCCGCGTTGCCCTTTACGGTATCGATTACCTCATCGCCCAGAAGAAGGCCGACAAGGCTCTGACCGATGAAACGGATATGCGCGAACACGTGATCCGCGAACGCGAAGAACTCGCCGAACAGATCAAGGCTCTCGAAGGCATGAAGGTCATGGCCAAGATTTACGGCTACGACATTTCCAAGCCGGCAACGAACGCACGCGAAGCCGTGCAGTGGCTCTACTTCGGTTACCTCGCTGCCATCAAGACGCAGAACGGTGCCGCCATGAGCGTTGGCCGCGTTTCGACATTCATCGATATTTACATGACCCGTGACTTGCAGAACGGCGTCATCAACGAAACCGAAGCTCAGGAAATCATCGACCATTTCGTGATGAAGCTTCGCATGGTCAAGTTCGCCCGTATCACAAGCTACAACGAACTCTTCAGCGGTGACCCGGTGTGGGCTACGCTCGAAGTCGCTGGCCTCGGCCAGGACGGTCGCCATCAGGTGACCAAGAACGACTACCGCTTCTTGCACACGCTCGTGAACATGGGACCGGCTCCGGAACCGAACCTCACAATCCTCTACAGTCCCCGCCTCCCGGCAAGCTTCAAGAAGTTCGCTGCAGAAATCTCCGTGAAGACCAGCGCCATCCAGTACGAAAACGATGACACGATGCGCCCGATCTGGGGCGACGACTACAGCATCTGCTGCTGCGTTTCTGCAACTCAGACCGGTAAGGAAATGCAGTTCTTCGGCGCTCGTGCAAACCTCGCCAAGACGCTCCTCTACGCCATCAACGGCGGTAAGGATGAATGCCTCGTGAAGGGTACGCAGGTTGGCCCGGAATATCCGCCTATCACTAGCGAATACCTCAACTACGATGAAGTCGTCCACAAGTTTGAACTCTACATGGATTGGCTCGCTCACTTGTACGTGAACACGCTCAACTTGATCCACTACATGCACGACAAGTACTACTACGAAGCTGCCGAAATGGCTCTCATCGATACCAACGTTCGCCGTACGTTTGCAACGGGTATCGCAGGCTTCAGCCACGTTGTCGACTCCCTTTCTGCAATCAAGTACGCCAAGGTCAAGGTCATCCGCGATCCGGCTACCGGCCTCGCTCAGGACTTCCAGATCGAAGGCGACTTCCCGCGTTATGGAAACGACGACGACCGCGCAGACGATATCGCCGTTTGGCTCCTCAAGACGTTCATGTCCAAGATCAAGCAGACGCCGACTTACCGTGACTCTGAACCGACCACTTCCATCCTTACCATCACGAGTAACGTTGTTTACGGTAAGGCCACGGGCGCACTCCCGGATGGTCGTAAGCAGGGTGAACCGTTCTCTCCGGGTGCAAGCCCGAGCTACGGTGCCGAAAAGAACGGCCTCTTGGCATCCCTCAACTCTGTCGCCAAGATTCCGTACGAATACGCTCTCGACGGTATCAGCAACACGCAGACCATCAACCCGGATGCACTCGGCCATGACGACGAAGAACGTGCCAACAAGCTCGTGCAGGTTCTCGACGGTTACTTCGGCCAGAGCAGCCACCACTTGAACGTGAACGTATTCGGTGTCGAAAAGCTCAAGGACGCTATGGAACATCCGGAGAAGGAAGAATACCAGAACTTCACGATCCGCGTTTCTGGCTACGCCGTGCGCTTCATCAAGCTCACTCGCGAACAGCAGCTCGACGTGATTGCCCGCCAGGCACACGGCGTTCTCTAATCGCTTGGAAAAAGCTTAAAAAGGTTCCCGAAAGGGGACCTTTTTTTGTTATTGGGGGAATGCCGCAAAGATGCGGCGAAAAGCCGCGAAAACTATGCCACGATGTAATTTTCGTTCTTCTGACGGCGAGCGTAAACGGATTCCAGGAACTGAATCACAGAAGTCTTATCGCGCACAAGCCCACGCTTATGGCTCAAGCAAAAACGCGATGCGGAGAGTGTCTTCAACAGCTTAATTTGCTCGCCCAAAATCTGCACGTTATAAACGTCAGGAGAGCCATGACCTACCATCGGGTACGTTGCACCACCCAAAAAAACATAATCATCCACAATGAGCGCAAGCGAGCCTTTAGCATGGCTATTGGGAACCGGCAAAATTTCGATATGCACGACATCGTCAAACAAAAGCGGTGAAGACACTGTAATCTTTTCGTGACCAGCAATTTCGCCAACGACTTTTGAGGCATGCGAACCAACATAAAGCGTATCAAAATCTAGCGAAATCTCGCCACCGCACATGCGCTGGACATTCAGCAAATGGTCACGATGGAAATGTGAAATTACGATGTTCTTTTTGAGCGGAACAGTGGCATTTTTGATGCACTCGCTAGTATCAAGATGCGTCGAGCTCTCGGAACTGCACGGCAACGCGTTTATAAAATCAACAGCCTCGTCGCAGGCACCCACATCAAAAATCCACCACGCAGAATCGCCACGCACAGCAACAACATCCGCGCTCAGCGGCTCATACGACATTTGCAAATACCGGATTCTATCTGTCAGTTTCACGATTTTCGTCATCGAAAGCCAAAGATAGAATTTTCCTCCGATTCTCTGTTCTCATAAACAATAGCGTAAACACAATTCTCAAAAAAAAATAATTACGACCTTATTCCGCACTGACCGCACGCGAATACGGAGCGTCAATAACACGAGCTATTGTATCGCCATCGGCCAAACTTTCTTTGGTCGTATAAGAAATACACGGCCACAACTTTAAATCCGAATTTTGTGAACTTTTGCAATACGCATCGGCTACACCCGTAATAATTACTTTATTTATTTGAACTTTCTTCTCCCCTCTTTTGCACATACTGCAAACGACAACCGTATATGAATTCTCTCTATAAATTGAATCCAGCACGGCCACATTTTCTTTAACATCATCATTTACCGCAACCATTTCTGTTGTCGTTTTCAGGTCTTGTACAGTGATTAGGCCATCTTTAAAGAGCCCATTTCCGTCAGTTGAAATATATAAGTTGTTTCTATTATTTCGTACAACACGGCCTTCAAAAAGACGCTTGAAATTAAATGTGTATCCAGATATTTTTGAGTCTTCGTGCTCAGAAAACTGCCATTCTTCATCAACAGAAACAAGCATATACTTATCCGCATACTTGCTAGGCATAATGGTTTTCAATATCCCATTGGCGCACTGTTTTCGATTTGATTCCAATTCAGAAAGATCAACTTGCACACCTTCCTTTTCAAACAAAATTTCATCGGTACTTAGAACGCGTACATCATACTTTTCACTCAAGAGTGTTTTCATTTCATTAAAAGTTTCATTACCAGATTCAATGACCGCAACGTTCGATGAAGCAACCCGCGCTGAATTCAAATAATTTTGAGCATCATCACTAAGCACAATCGAAGACTTATCAGCAGCACCTGCCGAAGACGCAAGTGCATCAGGACCGCTTGAACACGCAGCAAACAAGCCTGCTGCAACCAAAATTTGCAAATAATGTTTCATTATGTTTTCTTCCAAAATATTTTATACACCATAAAATCTAAAAAAAATCGCAAAATAAAAAAAGATATTTTCTCCGGAAAAAATTACGGATTTACCAACCATACGCAACGCATTTTCATCGTTTTGTATCATATAGAACATCTTTCGCTTTTTACAGAACACCGCAAAAAATTCCACGCAAAACGAAAACGCAATTTTTTATTTTTACAGCATGACTCTCGGAAGAATCAACAAGCTTGAAACGTTCGGATCGGTCGACGGACCGGGAATCCGCTTTGTCGTATTTACGCAGGGTTGCCCGATGCGCTGCAAGTTCTGCCACAACCCGGAAACGTGGGATTTCGGGACTAAAAGCGCAAACGGAACCGCGAACGGATCGTTCGAAATTTCAGCAGAAGACCTGCTGAAAAAAGCCTTGCGCTACAAGCCCTACTGGGGAACTGACGGCGGCATTACAGTAAGCGGCGGCGAACCGCTGGCGCAAATCGACTTCATGATTGAATTCTTCGAGGCCGCAAAATCGGCAGGAGTCCACACGTGTGTCGACACGTGCGGCGTCACATTCAGACCCACAGGCGAACCGTTTGCTAAAATCGAACGACTGATGAAATCCACCGACCTCTTGCTCGTGGACATTAAGCACATCGACGCTGACGCACACAAGGAACTCACAGGACACGGCAACGAAAACATCATCGAATTTTTCCGTTACCTCGACCGCATCCAAAAACCCATCTGGATCCGCCACGTGCTCGTGCCTGGCATTAGCGATAACGACGAAGCCCTCACGCGCACCCGCGACTTCATCCGCACGCTCCACAACGTCAAACGAGTCGAAGTCCTCCCCTACCATGCATTCGCACTAAGCAAGTACAAGGAACTCAAAATCGACTATGCGCTAAAGGACACGCAATCGCCCACCGCCGAACGTGTCGCCAACGCCAACGAGATTCTCGAAACCGCAAAATACACCGGGTGGAAAGAGTAAGGAAGGGCAAATTCTTTAATCAAGCACAACTAGCTCCACAAAGAATCCCTTCTAGACGCATATTCGGTGATGTCATATTCAAAGACACTTTCTTTTGTTCTGCAAGTTCCTGCACTATTTCAGGAACATTCTTTAGATATCCGGCATTCGTATCTTGAGAAGACTTAACATTTTCAAGAAATTGGTAGAAACCATCTATCGACATTTCCTTTACCGCTTGACTATTTGCGTCATAGTTTACAACAAACAGTTGAGGATTACCTGATTCATTCCCTCTAGACGAAGACTCCATTACAGAATAGACAAAATAGGAATTCGTTCCAGAAATATGAACCACGGAGTTTTCGAAGCGAGATGCATCTTCAAGAGCGTTATTGACAACTTTTGAACCAACGCCGATTATATCCGACTGTTTTCCCCATCATTCAATTGTCGTCTAAAAACAGCCTTATTCACAACAGCCCTAACACCAAATGTCCGCCATTCATTCGGAATGTTGAATCTATAGGTATCATCAGCCTCTTCATACATAAGGCGCTTACCCCTAACTTCCAAAGCTCGCTTCATAAAAGAAACAAGATTTGGCAAATCCAACTTGGGAATATCATCAAGGCCACTCAAGTTAAATTTACTAGCGTTAAGTCCCAATTTCGTTGCAGTATCGACAGCCGACTCTCCACCAAATTTTCCAGTAGTCTTATCAAACCACTTATCTACACTTTGCTTGGCTTCCGCAAAATCCGTTTTTTCCATAACATCCGTAAAAAATTGGCTAGATTGCATGCCAAGCACAATTTGCATCATGTCATCGGGATCATCCATGCTCTCAGATAACATCTTTTGAATCTGATCAATTTTTTCTTCGAGATATCCCCAAATCTTGGATTCAATATTATCGGGATTGCGCACCGAAACGACTTCGACATCGTGAGTTTGTCCAAGTCGATGAACACGGCCAACTCGCTGATGAAGTCGCATAGGATTCCAAGGCAAGTCGATATGGATGAGTACATGACAATTCTTTTGAAGGTCGATACCTTCACCAGCCGCCTCTGTGGAAATCAAAAAGCGAACTTCACCATTGTTGAATTTTTCGCAAGCATCATTTCTGGAAATAGAAATGTCACGAGAACATCCATCAGGATAAACTACATCTTTTAAGGATTCATCGCCATTGATTATGGTGACACTATTGTCCCCCCATACCTTCATCAATTCTGTCATCATCAGAGATTGCGTTCTTTTATATTCCGTAAATAAAAGAACCTGATCATTCGGATATTTCTCTTTGATAATTTCAACAATGCGGTTGATCCTTGTTTCTGAGGTAACCTTTGTCGCTTTTTCTAATAATAAATTGATATGGTCTATTTCATTTTCCATCAGTTTCAAAGGTTCAGCAAGAGTCTGAACACTGATTGTAGCCTCATCATCAAAGCCCTCCCGTTCATCTTCACCATAATTTGATAGGAAATTTTTATACGCAGTAGCTTTCCCTTCCAAAGCTTCCTTACGATTTTTCAAAGCAGACGATATCGCAGCAATAGAGCTAGATGCAATTTTCTGCAAGCAGCTCAACAACAGACCTACCGCACTTCCAGCATTCCCTAAGGTTTTAGCATACATATAACCAGCAGATATGAAAGCGGTCATCGCATCATAAAATTCTTTTTCTTCAGGAGAATAAGTAAAAGTATAAGGATGCTGAGTCATCTTCGTGAAAAGAATTTTTCCCTTCATATCGACAACGTTCTTCTTGTTATTTCTAATAAAATAATCCTTAAGATGAGAATATTGCGATGCTTCGTCTTTACCGGGTCCAAACACACCAGGAGCCACCAGTGACATTAATGACCAAAAGCCATAATTTTTTCCTCGATGAGGCGTACCTGTAAATAGTAAGCTCGAAACAATTTTCCCATTTTCCTGCAACATTTCAAACAGTTTGAACTGAAGAGTCTTGTTCCCCTGTTCTTCTGCATTCATATGATGAGCTTCATCGACAACAACCAAATCCCATGCTGGAGCATCACATAAATGGTCAAACCTACCATGACTATCGGCCTGCATAGTCGATGCCGAAGCAACAACAAAAGTCGCACTTGTCCAAAAATCTGGATTCGTTTTTTCAACTTCCGTTGAATAGGCAAAGAATCCTAGATTGAACATACTTTTCATACGCTCTTGCCATTGTCCGACAAGTTTTGCAGGAGCAAGAATCAAAATGCGGCGTACCTTCCCAGTACTAAAGAGACTAGTCATAATAAGACCCGCTTCAATAGTCTTTCCCAAGCCAACATCATCCGCAATAACATATCCTATAGGCCAACGGCTCAAAACCTGTTTACATACCCACAGTTGATGTGGCAAAAGTTCTATAGACGAACTAGAAAATAGTCCCCAACTGTTATTTATAAATTTGACCACTTCACCTTGTATATGGACAAGAGCTTTTTTTTCTATTTCATTATCAACAGAGGCTGACAATTGATCAGAGAATGATGCGACCGGAGCCAATTCCGAAATGGAGATAAACTTGCCATTTTGACGATCCGAATCAAAACGGACTACAACCTGCGAATCAGTCAATACCGCTTCAATCTTTCCTCTACCAAACTCTTTATGAATTACAATATCGCCCTGTTGCATTATTAAAACTCCTTTTCTATAAAAAGTATATCAAATGTATCATCCATAGTATTATGATCAGGCAACATTTCGCCTATTTTTCTGAATATCCGCACAGAACTTGCATTTTTGCAATCTAAGCCAAGCATTTTGCAGATTTTTTGTCGAGGCATAAAAGTTTGTAGTTTAATCTGTTCAAGTTTTTCTGGTTCCACGGCATCTTCGCCATCCACCCAGAAACCACTCCTGAGCAATTCTCGAAGTACGAAATGGATGCCCAATTTGAACGATCTGTTCATAGTCGCATAATCAATATCCGTACCGGATAATTCTGAATCCATGGAAGGATAAAGAAGTACTGCAATATTTTCAAAATGCTCTCTTAACGGCAATTGCCGCACAACAGTATAGAAGTCAATAAATCTTTTTTGGAAACGACGCAATCTCAACATCATTTCAAACGGACGCAAATAGCATTCTTCGGAATGGGTTTCTTTATTGAATTGATCGCGGATATCTTGAAGATTTACTTTATTACAAAAATCATCAATAAAGCCATTTTCGTTAAGGAACTGTATTGCTTTTTTGAGAGAAACTTCCTGATGGTTATAGTACGGAAGACTTTGGCACATTCCATAAAGCATCAAAATGCACCATTCCTTGGTCATTTTTAAATCATCACTAGATTCATCAAGAATCAGAGAATTACGGAATCTTAATTTTTCATGATCAAAGAAATCACTCGAATAAAGTTTTTCATAGTATAAGGCGACGAGAGATTCCTTTTCAGACAGCAATTGAAGCAATTCTGATTCAGTCAATTCTCTGCAATTTTTCAAATCATCTTCTGAATAATAAATATTCTCTTCCTGCGATGGTTCAGACAACACATTTATTGGAGTTGGAGTCCAATAATTTGAAGCAGTTCTGAGATTATTTAATAAATTATTTTTTTCAAAAAAAGCAATGCTGTTCGATGTATAATATGACAAATCTATTTTTTCTTTTGCCAACCATACCGATGTACCATTTACTTCATATAGTTCTCGAATGGCAACCACTAAACCATCACTTGATTTTATATTAAAATCAATTTTATTAAAATCTTCCCAAAAGCTAGGCTTTACATTCGGTTTGAGGATAGACTCAATTAAAATAATATTGTCCAAAAGATCAACTGTCAAAGTCTTATTTTTTATTTCGGCAAAAAGATCAGCCAGTTCCATTTTATTTATTTCAATCAGAGAACCAAATTCTGAAAGATAGCTTTCCGAAGCCAAATGAGTCATTACAAAAGCATCGCATTTATTGATTGCCAATATATTTTGAAAAGCATTCAACAATTTAGAGTCATCTCCATCCGTATAATTAGATGCGGCGACAGAAAAAAGCCTAATGCGGTCTTCAAATTTAGTCACAGGCCCATAACCTGAAACTAATATTTTCTCCTGTCTGAATAATTTTTGCAAAATATTTTCAGCAAAAGGAGCAAAATACTTATCATTCGTATTTCGAGTTTTCAATAATAACGTCGCAATATCGTATGCATATTTTTGATAGGAATATGATGTAGATATCATTTCCTGCAAGATGACAAAAAGACAATTAGCGATTTTTTTCATCAACGTTTCATTTTTCTTATTTCCTGCAGCAAGGTTCTTTCGACCTGTATCTATTTCAAAATCAGCATTAATAATAAAAGGTAACGTTTCAGACGCTTCAAGTGGCGTAAGATGCCATACGCGAGGATGCCAACTATCACATTCTGTCAAGTTAACTAAAATTCCATCTAATTCTTTAAATAACATTTTAAAAGGACTTCGCAATCTCTATGATCCACTAACAAAAAGACTTCGCCATTCAACTTCACTTTTTTTATAGCAGTTTCACTTTTCGACAATTCACAAACATTTTGATATTCAGGCTCGATAACCTTATCCAATAAATATATTTTATTTATCTGTTTAGAAAATACCGTTAAAAATGCGGCACATTTTTCAAACTCAGCAAAGCAATCGTTTTCGACATCAATATCGTCTCTGCATTTCAATTCAATTTTGGTACAATCATCACATGTTTTATCATATTCAATATTTTCGTCAGGATATATACCAGCAATAATTTTGAATTGCAAGTCACCGCTGCGAACAACCGGCTCATCGCATACAGTATAAACGCTTTTGAAGCCTAACCCAAATTTACCTGTTTGGCCATTTTCTTGGCTTTTTTCCGAAGACGCGATAGACAGCATGTTTTGCAAATCACGTTTAAAAGAATTCGCAATATCATCATCCACTTCTGGAAAACTTTGATTAATCTTTCGACCGTAATGAATTATTTCAAGTCGTTTTGCAATAGAATCAAAATGCACCTCAAATTTTTTCTTATCGGCATATTTCAAGGCAATATCTTCAGGTGCCTTTAGAAAATCGTTAACGCAATCATCTGCATTCTGAAATAATTCAAAAAGGATACTTGAACTAAAATATTGATGTTCCTTTATCTTATGACAAACGCGATCAAAAATATATCGCTGTAAATCCGGTTCTCTTATTACTGTTTCTAACATTTCATTTCGCAAATCCCATTCTTTTTGCGATTCACTTTCAGAATTCTCATCCTTATTGTCTAGACGATTTATTTCATTATTTAATCTTTTATACTCTTTGTGTTTTACATTCAAAAAATGTAATGTAGAGAAAATTTCTCGTCTAATGTGTTTTTGAGCAGCTTTTATCGTATATTGGCTAGTTTCGTCAATTAATTTAAAAAACTCATTTTTCAATAAAAACGCTTTTTTAACATCGATCTTATAAATATTCCACAAAAGAGTTTCTATTAAACATTTAATAGACTCATCAGTATTTATTCCAGACGATTTCAGCAACCTAACATTAAATGTCTTTGAGATCAAATCAAGATTAACATTTGGATCATACGTAACTTTCGGATTTATTGGAAATTCCTCGCATGTTCCAGCAAGACTCATCGCCTTATTTGTAGATTGAGAAATAACATTTGCAGTAACATTAATTTCATCAAAAGTCCTGAATCGATTACGCTTGCTTTCTTCCGTTGGGAAAAGTTTATTGACATGACTAGACGGAATAGTAAATTCATCTCGACAAAATTCATCCAATTTACCAAGAATGGAATCTTCTAAAGCACCAGCCATTCTGCGGAATTTTCCCTGCATCAAGTATAAAGCTAAAGAAACCAATTTAGGTTGCTTACAATTCTGTCTCCAAAAATCAACAACTTCTTTAATTTCAGCATCCGTTGCTTTCGGCAAACGCTGTACCATATCATTTTGGGGTATATAATTTGAAATCAAATCATAAGTTTCAGAAGAGCACAGGTTATCTCTTTTGTAAAGTTTCTGACCTATACTATGGGAATCAGAACATTGAGGAACAGCAATCAGTTCCGTCGCTAATTTCCATTCCCTTTCAAGTTCATTTTCTGCATTTGGAAATCTACGAATATCAGACAACTTAAAATTTGGGTTATCTTTAATCAATTTTAAAATATGATTAAATAATTTTAAAGCATCATCTTCGCAACGGGTATTTTCAGTCAAAGTATTTAATAATTCTATTCCGTTTTCATAATCAAATGCACCAGGAATTCTTAACTGACAATAGTTCTTCAACAATTCTTCTTTTGAAATTTTTAATTTCGAATCACTTCCGATAACCGCATATATTTTTAGTATTTTATTTTTTTGTGTAAGATTATTTATTGCGAGATTAAATATACGCTGCTTTTCATCTTTATCTTCAATAGGAAAGTAATAGTTTGAATATTTTTCTTGAATTCGAACGTTTATTTCATCAATTAAATCTAAATTTCTCCTTTTCAAGAAACCCGTTATGTATTTTTTCTTATCATCATTTATATCTACATCTTCCAATAAAATAAAATTCAACGATTCCTTTAGGATTGCAAAAGATTCTTGTGAGCACCTATCTGTGGTAAGGATATCTTTTATTGAACATAGATTTTCCGAATTCTTTAAAGGAATCCAACAGATACTATCTATTTGACTTAATTCTTTATCCGAAAAAGTGACATAACGCTGCATTCTTTCAAGAATCCAATCACAACAGTTTCTAAGAATTCTAGGTTCAAATTTATATGAAATAAGAAATTCCCTTAACGCAGCTCCCTGTGTCAAAATTTCATAACGATTTCTGTCCGAATCGCTTATAAAAAACGAATCTTGTTTACTTCTCAGCAAATCATCCTTTTCACATGGTATAATTTTACCCTCCAATGAAGGTACATCTACCTCAAATTCAATATTATGCTTATTATACCACGTTGATCCTGGAACGAAAGACACAAATTCACCTTTTTCATTTTTATGTAAAGGTATTCTATAATACAAGTTCCTTTTTGGTTCATTAATGACTTCAAATATTTGCTTGCGATTACTCTCATTTTGATAATACTCCGTTTTCATAAAATCAAGATTATTACCTTGAGAAAAATGTACAAGCATTTCTTGACATTCATTATTATCTAGCCATGTTATATTTTTCAAAAGAGTATTGTGATTTTCAACAAATTTTTTTTGATTTTCGCTAAGAGTTAAAAGTTCTATTGCTTTATTATCCTTTTTTAAGCAATCTTCATATATTTTTTTCCAAACTTCACTACAATTAGGCTTTAGAATACAAATTTTTGACTGCGTTTCCTTGAACCCCATCAATAAAAATGTATAGATTCCTGAATATTCTGGTCGAATATTTTCAAGCAAACTGTTTCTATCAAAAATACTTTCAAGAAAATCTTTTCTTATATCTTCATCATTTGAAATTGCAAGATATTGCTGATATTTTTCTTTCAGATAATCTAAGGCACCAGCCTTATTTGCACTACGTGCAAATTTATTCAGGAAAGCACTTCGATTGACATCAGCATTTTCCACCATGTATAAGTTTTCATTTTCAATCAACTTTACAAGCTTGCAAATAATATGCGACGAATCACTAAAATCAAATTCCCTAAAAAGATTTATTTTTAAAACTGCATTATAGTCTAAAAAGTCTATTGTATTGTTAAGGATATTTTTTCCCCTATCATACTGAATTTTCTGTACTTTAAAGACCTTCAAATTTGAGCGATAGTCTCTTTCTA
Coding sequences within it:
- a CDS encoding DEAD/DEAH box helicase yields the protein MQQGDIVIHKEFGRGKIEAVLTDSQVVVRFDSDRQNGKFISISELAPVASFSDQLSASVDNEIEKKALVHIQGEVVKFINNSWGLFSSSSIELLPHQLWVCKQVLSRWPIGYVIADDVGLGKTIEAGLIMTSLFSTGKVRRILILAPAKLVGQWQERMKSMFNLGFFAYSTEVEKTNPDFWTSATFVVASASTMQADSHGRFDHLCDAPAWDLVVVDEAHHMNAEEQGNKTLQFKLFEMLQENGKIVSSLLFTGTPHRGKNYGFWSLMSLVAPGVFGPGKDEASQYSHLKDYFIRNNKKNVVDMKGKILFTKMTQHPYTFTYSPEEKEFYDAMTAFISAGYMYAKTLGNAGSAVGLLLSCLQKIASSSIAAISSALKNRKEALEGKATAYKNFLSNYGEDEREGFDDEATISVQTLAEPLKLMENEIDHINLLLEKATKVTSETRINRIVEIIKEKYPNDQVLLFTEYKRTQSLMMTELMKVWGDNSVTIINGDESLKDVVYPDGCSRDISISRNDACEKFNNGEVRFLISTEAAGEGIDLQKNCHVLIHIDLPWNPMRLHQRVGRVHRLGQTHDVEVVSVRNPDNIESKIWGYLEEKIDQIQKMLSESMDDPDDMMQIVLGMQSSQFFTDVMEKTDFAEAKQSVDKWFDKTTGKFGGESAVDTATKLGLNASKFNLSGLDDIPKLDLPNLVSFMKRALEVRGKRLMYEEADDTYRFNIPNEWRTFGVRAVVNKAVFRRQLNDGENSRI